The Crassostrea angulata isolate pt1a10 chromosome 1, ASM2561291v2, whole genome shotgun sequence nucleotide sequence AAAAACTCCCCCACCTCTAAGTCCAGCACTAGCCTCAGTTTCAAGAAGTCCCCAAAGATGCCgaaagtcccaaggcccaataGAACCCTTCTGATGTTTAATAGCGTCAAAAATGGAATTAGGTAGGTGCATGGTTTCATATTTCAACttggtatttttatttgtttttaggtattttttatatatttttctatgaaGGAGCAGTGACTCAGCGAGTTTCATATCATAAGGAAATATTGACTGTGTGCGTGGTTAAATGTACTGCATTGTACTTTATTTGATTGAAGAGATTTTGCGTAATACAATAAGATACCATCTAATCACAAATATTTATTGGTAGCAGTTCTGAAAAGATTATATTTATTgggaacattttttatttatgataccAAGAATTTCAATTGTCCTGAGGCGTGTTAtgaatttttattacttttgatttaatatgatgatcaaattatatttttattgttgatatGGCTTTAGGGGACATTCATACTTGATGATATCTCTTAAGTAAAATTctgttttccatttttttttaaaaatctttctcagGGTCAGTCAATATTTTATCTATCAAAGCTAGTACACTCCGCAttcatggtttttaaaaatgtcgattcaaaaaataaaaaaaaccaaagattAATACCTATATTAATCAGATGGATACCATTCATATATTGCCTAGTGGTTACAAGTCCTATAATTTTTAGATAGAAAACTTGAATTTTGGCAGGAAATGGGTACAACAGATTGtctgtgttttttttcaaagtgacaATTAGCTAGAGGCAGAGTGCATAATTAGTATCAGTAAATTAGCCATTGCTATACCTGACCCAACACATTGACTCCTGTGTATATATGCCTCAAGCCCAGCGGAATGTCAAGCATGCATCGACAAAGGAAAGAAGAGCTTCCTTGACAAGTTATTTTCACCTGGAAATGCATGCAAGAGTCCAACTGTGATGTCATGATGTAATTGTATAGATCAAAAACTTTCTTAAGTTCAGATTATTTGGGAGTGGAATTAGAAAAAGTACTTTAATTGTGTGAGACATATTGCACATCCATAGCTGATCACCTTGTCATGCAATTTATCAGCTGATATGGTGGTTTATGGTGGTAGCTAATTTGGTGTGAAATTTATATCTGGCTCCAAGGGTCTTAGCATGAGGGGGTCTCTGAAATCAGTTATAAAGATAACTGTGGTTAAAGAAGGTTGGTTTTTATAGAACTGAACGGAATGTATCATTACACTAGCTCCAAAAATAACATCTACCTGGCCACACCTGAACATGTTATACTTGTACTTGGTATAAAATACTATgatgttatttataaatatatttatttgaaaattatatgaaatataaagagGTTATCATGAGATACATATATAACATCAGTAAAGAAAATACAGTGTGTATATGTGTATGGACTTGTGCGTCAcatagtaaaatatattatgacATGCGTGTGTTTCCTGTATATTGCTTCCTCAGACATTTAGTAGGTTTGGAATGTCATCTTCTTACTAATTATAAGTAGTGCTTGTGTTACATAAGTACATCTTATTGTGCTGTAAGCAGAAGGGACAGATGTTTGTTTATCCGACATGTGGCTCAAAGTCTCATTAATGACAAAAGCTGGGATTTAAAAACGATCAGCTATATCTGAAATATCTCATGAATTATTAACAGTAAACACACCCAATCTTTATTACAATTGTGTGCAAAGGACTCACCGGGTCTTTCATATGTCTATAGAACTATATGgacaattttatgaaaattgcgATGTCTGACTCACTAGAATCTTCCTTGCTCGCGTGATCCCCATTTTGAATGAGCGTTAGTCATATGAAAAAACGAAATTCTTCCTTCTGAAATAAGATGCTTGTATAAacaaatgtagcagaaaatgtttcatttttcgCGTCATTATCAAGTTTTTGAGAAGGCAATTAATGTCACTTTATAGCAGtttttacttctttttaatGCCTATGTTGACTAAAAGCTTTTCTGAATCATTACATGGGTAAAAATTAcacaaatacattttatatcaacatataataataaatgatgAAAGTTTTATCTGTGTTGTAatctatataatttatatgaatttaagGCCTTTAACCTTGAAATGCAGGTGTTCTATAATATAGAATATCAGTTTTTCGTTACAATTgctttcatattaatttttatctacatgaatttgcatatatatatatatatatgtaaataagtgacacatgttgtatttattttatcatcatTTGAATCAGAGTATACATATTTTCACCCACATATGGCATCCAAACGACAATTTAACTGTTTCCTTTTCTCTCTGTTACAGAGATTTTATCCAGGCCACCAGGGATGATATTGAGGCTCTACATTCCAGGACTGTTGACCAAACTACCACCTCACAAGTAAGCACTGAAACACTCGGATCTACATCTAATGGAAAAAACACATCGACACCAATCAAACACACAGCAAACATCGCATAGAACTAAGACCAGCATTCCCTGCTACCTTTTATCTTCTAAAGAATTCTATATACACTTAATTAATTGGTCATCCCTATTGGAGTCATAGaataatttgcaaattttttacggtcatttttgtgttttacttcctttttttttttttaataaaaaccacaacaaaattttcacaattaagcAGAATTATATGACAAGTTTCTGAGTTgaaaagatttattattttatttgatggaaCTTTAACTCTGTAGGGAAGATTGCTGGAAACAGACAAGGTAATAACTGCCAGCATTGTCGGTGATGTCCTAATCAACCTAATTATGTTGTTTgtttaaactaattaaaaaaaataaagcatccTTATCCTGCATgagattttgatgaaataattgttttgtgCGGGTATGATTAGCATGGAAACTGTACCACTTTGTGTGTCAGCATGTACGTCTTGCACTAATGAAGGGTTAGATATTACAAAGTTGCACTGCATACCATAATTACTTAAGTTTTTCCTCAAGTTGTGGCCAggcatatatatgtattaatgaATAGTAAGGAAGTACCAGTATCCAAAGAATTTATAAACTTCCCTAAGACTTTGCCTTAAGATTCTTTCAAATTCTGTTTAAAACTACAAAGTTCCTACAAAATGAGTGCCTCCTGCCCCTatgctttttaagtaatatGCCTCAAAGATGAAAAGATTGGCAGAATGGAATAGTTTCAATGGAGACTATTCCTGGGCCAGTGTCTGAGTATATTCCTCCTGGCGCCTACCTACATGCCTTAAATGATAAAAAGTTAAGAGGGGATGGATTTGGAGCTATATAGAGATTCTtcttcctccccccccccccctccccaataaaaaaagaaaaagacccCCAGATTCTAATGAAGCTCTGAGCTGACGTATAACATACACGTATGTAGGTTTGTGAAGTAGTTGTGATGTCATTTGTTCACCTGAATCCCTGTTTATGTTTGGTCAACCATTATTTGTGTAGGAAGGAAGTGTGGGGTTTATTATTACGGTAGTTTTTTTTTCCCCGCAGATGGTAGACATTATTGCGTAGAGATGATCAATAAACTAACAGTAGCGCTACAGTACAGAAAGCTAGTAGTTTGTTTTCGTCATGACACAAAAACCATCTTTGTTGAAGATCAATAGCGGCCAATTATATATTACTTTACGTAATTTTCAACAAGCAGCCTAATTTTAACCGTTAAGTGTTCGTTGTAGAACCTTTCAAGATTGAAGTTGAAACTTAATTTGATACTTGTAATTTTTAAGTATATCACCATGCAATCCATGTACTTAAAATAGACGAAAACAGGTACTTGGATGATTTCATGTTTAACTACATGAACTTATTAAGATTTTGGTGTGGCGAATGGTTGAGCCTTTTAAAttaatagtgtagattcactcCTATGGAATTTTTTGGTAAACATCTATAATGAGAAATAGatcttttttgcaaaatttcaaataaacttgTTATTGGTTGAAAACTTAAAATGatgtacatatttaaatgtatCGTTTTTAGCATGAGAGACCAAAAGGTCTCATATATCATGATTTTAATCCACCTTTGCTGCTAACAATTACTGTgtacaataaaaaagaaatacttttAAAGTGCCAGATTTTATGAAGACAGGCAATTTATCATTATTTGGGACAGTCAGTGCGACCTTCCTGTTCAAACCAAATAACATTTTATGGGAAGTCTTAAACATTagcaaaataaaatctttttgaaaCATCTAAAGAAATGAGGGTAGACAAATGGCACCATTTTCCTCATTACGGTATTTTTATGGCAGTGGTCTAAGTGGCTCAAATAAAGAGCTCGTAAACAACTCATTTAGAGTGTGAATTTTTACACTGAGTACCATTAAGAAAATTTGATTTCTTAGTAGGAGCAGTGCATGCAGatgttgttttcatttacaCATAAACACCCTTTGtagcaaaatatatttgtgtgGTCTTTTAGAGAAAAATTATGAAACCAGGAAAGCATACCGGTACAATAGATCATTGTTCAgaatttcattacatgtatatgaattaaaagtttagaagatcaaatatatttttcttggaATATTATGATtgaatgaacatttaaaatgaatagaaaacatataataaatgaagactgttattttgtttctttattgCAGCAAATTAAATCTGCTGAGAGATACCTAAAGAGATTAGAATTTCATCTGGCAAAGGTAagaaacgagagagagagagagagagagagagagagagagattatgaTTCctgatttttaattcacatcaaTTTGGTTCACTACATGGACATTGGATACCACAATTGGGTTGCTCAACACAacaacatgttacatgtattcttGAATTGAGTCAGTTCTGACTTTTGGGATATAAATCCATGTCCAAGAcaaattttttcaatatcattagcTAATTAACTTGAGATACAAATTTTAAGGTGATCTTTCCTGTTTTGCTTGTAAATGGACAAAGAGTATGAATCAAACAttagaaaaatttaattattttctggTACAGCATGCATTGCTAAAGAATTTCATTATTATCTGATGCAGCATACAATGCTAAAGAATTTCATCATTTTCCAATTTAGATTGAGGAACTCCATGACAATTATATTGTACAGCAACAAATGAGAGAAGGTGAGTGCAATCAAACTGGATTATAAAGTCACGGCAGGATTATGGCTCATTCAAAACAGCTCACATATTTTCTCTAGCTGTTGGATCTCTGTGGCAATACACTTTGAAAGTCGTCCAATTTAACAGCTGAAAACAAAGCTATATTAAGAGGTTTAAAGATAAGATGAAACCAAAGCCTccctgttgattttttttttgttcttgcaGACTACCCAAATTCTCCAACCAGCTAATGCTTTTTACTATCTGTTGGAgctcatttttgaaattaatgtttcaGGTACTAGAACCTTGCAGCGAGCCTTCATAGTATCTCCCCATCGCAAGAAAGACTCGATGGAGAGAGTTCGATACGGACTGAAGGAATGCTCCCAGGTTGGTATTGACCGAGACACAAGCTGCCATATAAAATTAGAGAAAAGCAGCATCATAAATCAGGCTTATAGTTTGATATGGAAACCATTAAAGCAATCCACATTGAGTTaatcaatatgttttaatttctcattaatgatttttctccttttttatatcaataaatagaaataaaatgaaaggccaaggaaaaaaaatataagtttctTTGCTTTCACATGGAAGATGTTCAAGGTGCTGTTTTGTAATGAATTTCCCTTGTCAAAAATCATTCTGTAATGTCCTTCAAAATCaaagtgaaataaaaatattattctgTGTCATAACCATTTCATGTAGCCTTATTTCACccaaaattataaattcaagTTCGGTGCTAAATAAGAAATTCAAGTTTGAAAGATACTATTAGAATAATGATACTTGTAAATGATAAGTTATTAAAGTTGTGGCAATATAACAAGATCAAACAATATTTGTTGATATGAccaagtttttgtttgtttttcatcACTTCATTTAAGTGATGTAGTTATTTCTGATTAATGAATTTTTCACAGTGCCATGGAATGTCTTTCCTAATAGTTATATTgttaatcagttaaacttgttgtTTCAATCTATTGTCCTCTAAAAAGATCCAAGACCATCAAtgttagcaaaaaaaaaaaagaaacaacacCAAACACCATTGCCCAGAATTTCTGGGTAGATCAGCAGGTCAAAGATCTATGATCTTCTGTAAGACTGTTCATTATCATCTGTCATTCTCTTTACCTGTTCTATCACTGGCGAGTTCAATGCAAGTTCAGGAAAACTTTTGTCAAAGAAGAGATTTACAAGGTGAAAGGGAGAGAACTCTTagaagattttgtaattttaagtgGATGTTTCTATTTTGTAGACAATGTGCTCCATCGAGGCACAGCTGGAGGCTATGATGGGAACTTTCTCATGTAAACTAAAAGGTATTCACAAAAGTTAGCAAATCTGAAAATATTAGCATTGATTTTTGACAATTACATGTTAAGTGACATTTCAAGAACTGATTCCTTGCATGTTTTTGCATGGTTGTAAATTAAGTTTGTCTTCTCAGGAATGGCTGGATTTGCCAGATTGTGTCCAGGAGATGTGTTTGAAATTGTTGTCAAACATGGCCACCAGAAGTGGAAATCTAAAGGCAGGATAGAAAAGAATGGAACCCAGAGATGGGACCATCCAGATTTCAAATTCAAGGCAGTCATTGGAGATGTTTTCAACATTAAGGTACATTGATTCATTTTCCTCTCCACAAAACAATAATTGGTTGGTCAGTTGTTTTCAGTCATATTGTAATGGGTTAATTTGCCTCTCTTTTCATAGCAATTAAAAGTTTTGAGTGTAAGTTTTATAAGAACTAGTTAAGAAATGGACTTGTAATTTCAGGGCATTGAGCTAAGGATGCTGAAGTCGGTGACTCTGGGGCAGAAGAAGTGTGAGACCAAGGAGTTGTTTTCGGCCAACCCCCAGCTGATGACCGTCAGCATCAACACCAACGGCTCCCTCAAACTCAGTGTCATCATCATCTGGAAGTATGTCACATATTTAACAGTTTGTAACCTTTAAAGTGGCTATCAGTATGCAATGTATCAATATCTACCCTCCCCCAAAATATAATACTGTGGTTTCTTTGAAATTGGTTGAATACCAAGTTTACATGGATTAAGTTGTTGAGTTTATAAGCGAAATTGATGGCTACGAATACTGATGAAAGTAGCCAATTGATTTATTAATCTTGTTATGTGGAGATTCTGTTTCTATCTCTAGTCCTCTGGATGGGGTGGAGGAGACTATGCCATACTTCGATGTCCCCCTCCGACAGCCCAGCACCCCCAGGAGGCGACCAGTATCAGTAATGGCTCTCAATGGAGAACTGGTAGGTGCATTCTCTATATCAGTATGTTGCATTTGATATCTCTCTTATAATTCGTTCTTCAAATGAAGATAGACCTTTATTATACCAAACTTCTGTGTGTAATGTTTCAGAGCCAGAGTGATTTTCTGGGAGCAGAGAGAAGATACTCCAATCCCATCAGTATGACACAAACAAAAGACGATAATTTCATTCTGAGAGCCTCGGCTCCCCCTAGTGTACACCCATCACCTCATCATTATGGACACCATTTATCCAGCCAATCAAACGCCATGTACTTGCCCAGTGGTGCTTCCCCCCAGTTCAGAAACGCTCACTCTCCCCCCGTGACGTCTAGATTTGTGGATCCTCGTCAACAGATACCTCAGAGATATACTGTGTCACAACCAAACTTGAACTCAGGGGCAGGGACCTCCCCCACCCCTAACAGAATTACACACTTTCTGTCCAGTGGTTCTAGCGATACTTACGGAAATATGCACTTTAATGTGGCCATGGGACATGGCATAACCTTGACTAAGGACGAGCCTGTGCACATTGAGGATGCATTGAACAGTTTAAGTGCTAGTCTAGAGGATTATCACGGACAGTACCGAGAACTGGAGAAGTTGGAGGATGTGGTGGTCGTGTTGGAGCAGGTTCTAAGAGTGAGTACTGTGTTATCATAGACCATCAGTGCCTGCCATAGCAATCCTAAAAGTtcatgaaagtacatgtattgttaacaTGCAGTGGTGTTGAAAGTAGGACATCGCTGCAAAAAGAATGGTTTTTGTGTTCTTCAACATAATATGTTGCAAgggaattatatttttattgcttctTGCATTACTTTCAAATTCTGATGCCTGTTTTGTCATAGAAATGTACTTTAATTTCTAGTTCGATACAAATTTAGtaaatacgagggtcaatcaaaaaatacgaagacttttgtcatatctatgttacttaacgtcatatcattactaaatttggaaGACATAATTCAACAATAGTTTCAaaaaatttgcaagaaaaaaagttaataaatttctttatttctaagaattgtttagaatttaatcctgcaaaaatgaggtcacggcgcatgGTCAAAAtgtgtgttatgtcaacaataaaccatattatgttgaaagtaatatctccaTAAATTGGGCtttaaaccaaataatattgaaacttcaaatttagtatagttcatggtattctatgtaccaaataatgacggaataaattgttttgtcgaacagatattagtaacttaagtcagatagtcctctttagaattgactaaaaacatcgacgttgccggacgtcacggcgcaacgagaagtacaaataaaatggatttaactcaggaaaaagccgatacaagctgtgaaaatgctcaatggtgcaaaaaaaagtcaacaattatttgcaagtttgtgttttactgtaataaattttgtgggggtggtggtcattgtattttgaatataaaacagtctgaaagagagtagaatatctgtaaatattttgtcaaaaaagaattaacgtcaaccgacgttcagggttatccttactgtgaactaagagatacacggttagaaaatgaaaactttgaagaactaacttatgattttcgtacaaatgtgtgcaaataagatgtttagtggttcagtgccattttaaattgtaaggagaaaggcacaagagactaagcatgatataaagatggggtatatctataaactgtgcgtgtttaatcttgacgtcatgttttgaacgttaccgtgcgccgtggtgacaaaacatgttgtttttaaaaaggggtaacaaaaataccgtctcatcaaatggactaaaacttggcatatcaataacataagtgttggtgcacagattaatctgttaagtatgactttcatgaaaaatatatgataaacagccacattgtcttcgtattttttgattgaccctcgtagttCCAAAAATTAGTGTATGGTTTTTGGG carries:
- the LOC128166976 gene encoding rho family-interacting cell polarization regulator 2-like isoform X4, whose product is MKAHHDVQHTPSGAPVLGETLRARGHWTLHKNSPTSKSSTSLSFKKSPKMPKVPRPNRTLLMFNSVKNGIRDFIQATRDDIEALHSRTVDQTTTSQGRLLETDKQIKSAERYLKRLEFHLAKIEELHDNYIVQQQMREGTRTLQRAFIVSPHRKKDSMERVRYGLKECSQTMCSIEAQLEAMMGTFSCKLKGMAGFARLCPGDVFEIVVKHGHQKWKSKGRIEKNGTQRWDHPDFKFKAVIGDVFNIKGIELRMLKSVTLGQKKCETKELFSANPQLMTVSINTNGSLKLSVIIIWNPLDGVEETMPYFDVPLRQPSTPRRRPVSVMALNGELSQSDFLGAERRYSNPISMTQTKDDNFILRASAPPSVHPSPHHYGHHLSSQSNAMYLPSGASPQFRNAHSPPVTSRFVDPRQQIPQRYTVSQPNLNSGAGTSPTPNRITHFLSSGSSDTYGNMHFNVAMGHGITLTKDEPVHIEDALNSLSASLEDYHGQYRELEKLEDVVVVLEQVLRKESRCSSRSGSICVSVRDALGAFDFLDTEETEEGGETNQESTIFDHVMSSPESTAKTADSGIESLAKRLSEDVNLGSSEGSSPLPPSTGNEQVDQALVFHLVYCERLLESLGSFGPLKCREIYALDRLQKQADIIEHLIKISQSSELDLHAIMTELSEDKSLREFWVRCTDTNVLYIHPEKLVTAFEQKYGAQLQSKYSRDPKKVLRHLVMRILDVPSYDPEKVKATCVVTLHQFLQYFKDEGGLQNVDAVAAELQLIERLCSGKSESIIKCVMSLKDTLPPSPCLKVMGALLVSGSNDVAKTIESFLETLAKKKDLRDKALLVFVEGLEDKTPEIRAGACEALGKLEALESIDRLSYLCQTDTSTVVRVRSKQALFSFGEVGRQAFEEIQLSTHGFQGLQVRK